The genomic window TTCTCTATTATCTCTTTTTCTATATTATTTATTTTTAACTTTAATACAGTTCTTGGGACTGCTAAAACATCAGAAGGATTTGAAGATAGATCACTATTTAGTACAATTCTATCTGAAAAATCTTTATACTCTTTTATTATCTCAACTGCCTCCATTGGAGTAAGCTTACCTGGCTGAACTGTCAAGCCTGCATAATAATTGTTATCTAATACTATATTTATAATATCTTTATTACAATGATCTACTATAACAGGGACTTTTAAATCAATAGAGGATAAGATATCTATAATCTCTTTAGTCACTTCCCTCTTATCTCTTCTTGGAGTATGGATAATAGCAGGTTTTTCTATATCATTAGCTAACAATAACTGTTTTTCAAAAGCTTCTTTTTCTTCTTTTGTAGCTTTTTCTAATCCAATTTCTCCTATAGCTATTGCTTTGTCAAGATAACTTTTTAATCTCTCTAAAGCTTCATCAATATTTTTAGTTAAAGCTCTGGGATGCATTCCAAGGGCACAATAAACCATCAATCCTGCCTTTTTAGCTCTTTCAATTTCATTAATTACCTTTTCTATATGGGTTATAAAGACCTCAACAGTTCTCATTGGAAATGGGTCATGGGCTAAGGTTATAGCTTTATCTAATGTCATAGCTAGAAGTTCAAGATCTTCATAACCTCTAGTGTCAAGATGGGTATGGGTGTCAATGATCATACTCATCCCATTTATGATAGGATACTTTTAACAGAGTTTAAAGAGGAATCAATATATTCAATATCTCTATATTTATGCTCTAATATAAATATTGCTTTTAACTTTTTTAAATCTTTTTTATATTTTTCAAAATCTATCTTTCCAAATCCTATAGGTAGGTGATCATCATTAATCCCAAGATTGTCATGAATATGAACATGAACTATTTTCTCTTTATAATTTAAAAACTCTTCTATAGCATTATTTAAATGAGCATGACCCATATCTAAGCAAATACCTACCTCATTTAAATTATTTATTATCTCTTTTTCAGGCCTTTTGAACATTTTTCTATCTAAGTTTGGCATATTTTCAATAGCTATTTTAACTCCATATTCATTTTGTAACTTATTTAACTCACCTATACTTTTTATTATAGCTTTTAAACTCTTTTCATAATCATCTTTACAGAACACTTCTCCAGGATGGATAACAATTACACCTATTTTATCTGCTATAATTTTTAATATCTCCTCTATATATTCAATACTCGCCTTTCTTATTTTTTCTCTATGGCATGATATATTTAAATCTTCCATTGGTGCATGAAGTGTGTATTTTAATTTATAATTATCTAAAACATCTTTATTTTCTAAAGCATTAATTTTTCCATCACAAACAAGTTCAGCAATTTTTGTCTTTTTCTCTATGAATTCCAATGTCTTTTGTAGATCTGCTCCATTGTCTATAAACAGGCTGTTAGATATACCAATTTTCAATATTATTCACCTTTTATGAATTTTATTTAAATATTAGTATAATAAATATCACATTTCATGAAATCATCAATCATTATTTAGTAAAAATTTAAGTATAAAAACCTTTCTATTTATAAATTTAAATCTTTCATATAGCAAATATTTAAAATAAGAAGAGAGACTAAATAATTTTTATAGGTGGGATTATGAAGATAGCAGTGTCATCATTAGTTTTTTTGCCAGAAAGTTTAGAATCAGTATTAGAAAAAATAGAAAGTTTTGAAGCATGGGAAATAGTCTGTGAAGGAACCCATTATTTAAATTCTAAGAACATAAAATATCTGTTAGAAATTAAAGATAGTTATGACATCTCTCTACTAGTTCATGCTCCATTCTCTGACCTAAATCCTGCATCTATGAATGCAAAGGTTAGAGAGCTAACTGTTGAATGTGTAAGAGATGCTATAGAAGGAGCTTTTGAACTTGATGCAGAATTAGTTGTTGTTCATCCCGGATATGTTCCTGAACTTTGGAAGGAGTATAAAGATGAGATATTAGATAACAATTTCTCAACACTATTAAAAATTGTTGAAATTGCTGAAGATTATAATATAAAAATTGGTTTAGAAAATATGCCCAATTTTACAGGAGTTTTGGGAAAAACTCCAGGAGAAATGTTAGGGATAATAAAAGATATAGATTCTAAAGTTTTAGGAATTACTTTTGATGTAGGCCATGCTAATACAGTTTCTGATCCTATAAAACTCTTAGAGGATTTTGCTAAACTAAATATTATCCATATTCATGCTCATGACAATAATGGATACAGTGATGATCATCTAAAGATTGGTGAAGGAAATATTGATTATTTCTCAGTGATAAAGAAGTTGCATGAGATGAGATATGATGGATATATAACAATAGAAAATAAAAATTTGAGAGATGCCATGAAAAGTAAGGAGATATTGGAAGAATATATTTCAATGGTTAATAAGATTCAATAGGGATTTCTATGGCTATTACATTACTTAGTTTATTAGTATCAAACCCTATATCCAAAAAAGTTATTAAAAAATTGATTGAAAAAGATGGAAATGTTACAAAAATAGAGAAGTTATTAGAGGCTTATGCATATGGTTATGAGGTTGATGATGAATTTAATATTATTTATAAAATAATTAAAACTGGTTTAAAAGCATTTGGAGAAAATGAAGAAGAATTAAAAGAAAGGTTAAAAGATGCTTATTGGCGTAGAGGTTTTGTTAGTGTTTTAAGGGGTTTGGTAGATTTTGGTATTAGAAAACCTTTTGTCCCTGGAGCTCCTTTTCTTGTTGTTTGGGATTTAACATATGCTTGTAATTTAAGATGCAAACACTGCTATTCTACTGCAGGAAAACCATGGAAAGATGAGTTAAACACAGAAGAAGCTATTAGAGTTATTGACATATTAGCTGATGCTGGGGTCACAGCATTAGCATTTAGTGGAGGGGAACCATTAATTAGAAAAGATTTCTTCACTCTAACTAAATATGCAGCAGAAAAAGGATTATTTGTTGCAGTAGCTACAAATGGAACAATGATAACAAAAGATGTGGCAAGAAAAATGAAAGAGTGCGGTGTGGGGTATGTGCAAATAAGTCTTGATGGTAGGAAAGAAACACATGAAAAGTTTAGAGGAATTAATGGAATTTATGAAAAAGTTATTGAAGGGATATTGAATGCAAAAGAGGCTGGTTTAATAACTTGTATATCTACAACAGCAACAAAATTGAATGTGCATGATATTCCTGCAATTATGGATATTGCTGAGGAACTGGGAGTAGAATGGTTTATGCTTTATAATTTTATTCCTGTTGGTAGAGGAAGTTTTGAAATTGATTTATCTGCTGAGGAAAAGGAGGAGCTTTTAAAAGAATTGTGGAATAGATTAAAAAGTAGTAATGTAAATTTTATGTCAACAGCCCCATATTATGCAAGAATAGCAATCCAAAATAATAGTAATATAATCCCTACTCACTTTTATAACCCAAAACTTGAAGGTAAATTAAAAACTCTTGCTGATTTTATAGGAGGGTGTGGGTGTGGTAGATTTTACTTAGCAATTAAAGCTAATGGTGATATAGAACCATGTGTTTTCTTTCCTTTAAAACTTGCAAATATTAAAGATTTTAGAAGTTGTGAAGACTTTTTAAAATTTTGGAGGGAAAATAAGGTTTTAAATGATTTAAGAAATAGAGACAATATTGAAATTTGTGGTAAATGTAAATATAGATATGTGTGTGGAGGCTGTAGGGCTAGAGCTTATGCATATTATAAAGATTATATGAAACCAGATATAGGCTGTATCTTGGTGAAAAAATGAAAGGTATTTCCCAATTATTAAGAGATTTTAGAAGAGTTGTTGAGGAAAATAATATAATGTCAATTGCATATGCTGGAATTCCAGGATTTTGTCAGCCTTTTGCTGAATTATTTGCTTATGTTATTAAAAATAAGGAAAATTACTTTATACCTTATACTGATTTAAATAATGTTAAAATTTTGACTTTAAAAGAAAATATAGGTATGCAAATGGAAGATTTTGGAAAGATTGATTATGTTGATGCATTGGTAATATTTGGAGGATTGGCTATGCCAAAATTTAATGTTTCTGAAGAAGAGGTGAGAGAATTAATATTAAAATTATCTCCAAAGATTACAATTGGGGTAGGGTTTATGGACATATTTAAAAAGGTAAATTGGAAAATAAAGTTTGATTATCTATTTAATATACATATAACATATGAGTTGGATTAATATGCATGTTGAAGTATTGAGATTGGGACATAGAGGAGAGAGGGATAAGAGGATTTCTACACATGTTGCTTTAACAGCAAGGGCGTTAGGGGCTGAAAAGATAGTTTTTACTGTTGAAGATGATCATGTTAGAGAGAGTGTAGAGAAGGTTGTAAAAACATGGGGAGGTAATTTTAAATTTACAGTTATTAAAAATTGGAGAAACTATATAAAAGAATTTAAAAAGAAAGGAGGTATTGTTGTGCATTTGACAATGTATGGAGCAAATGTTAATGAAATTATGCCTGAAATAAAAAAGCTAAATAGAGATATTTTAATAATTGTAGGAGCTGAAAAAGTTCCAAGAGATGTTTATGAGCTAGCTGATTATAACATATCTATCGGTAACCAGCCACATTCAGAAGTAGCAGCTTTAGCTATTTTTTTAGATAGATTATTTGAAGGAAAAACTCTTTATAGGGAATTTGACAATGCTAAAATGAAAATAATTCCTTCCTTAAAAGAAAAAATTGTTTTAAAAGAAAATAAACATTAAAGGGAAATTATGTTGGTAGAAGTATTAAAAATGAAAAAAACTCCATTAGAAGTTTATAACAACATTAAAGGAGAAAACAGTTTTTTATTAGAATCTGCTGAAGTTAATAAAGAAAATAGATATACAATATTAGGAACAGCTGAAGGAAAGATAACATTTGAAAAAGGACGTTTAAAAGTTGAAAGCTTTTCTGAATTATCTGATTATGCCAAAGATTTAGAAGGGAAATATAATTGTCCTCTAGAAGCTTTAAGAGAGGTTAGAAATGAGTTAAGAGAACACATTGAGTTGCCAAAAGTTTTAAAGTTTAAAGGAGGTTTAGTGGGATATTTGGGATATGATATTGTTAGATATTGGATAGATTTAAAAGGAAATACTGTAAATGATTTAAAATTCCCAGATGTTGAATTTTTTATTGTAA from Methanocaldococcus villosus KIN24-T80 includes these protein-coding regions:
- a CDS encoding radical SAM/SPASM domain-containing protein, coding for MAITLLSLLVSNPISKKVIKKLIEKDGNVTKIEKLLEAYAYGYEVDDEFNIIYKIIKTGLKAFGENEEELKERLKDAYWRRGFVSVLRGLVDFGIRKPFVPGAPFLVVWDLTYACNLRCKHCYSTAGKPWKDELNTEEAIRVIDILADAGVTALAFSGGEPLIRKDFFTLTKYAAEKGLFVAVATNGTMITKDVARKMKECGVGYVQISLDGRKETHEKFRGINGIYEKVIEGILNAKEAGLITCISTTATKLNVHDIPAIMDIAEELGVEWFMLYNFIPVGRGSFEIDLSAEEKEELLKELWNRLKSSNVNFMSTAPYYARIAIQNNSNIIPTHFYNPKLEGKLKTLADFIGGCGCGRFYLAIKANGDIEPCVFFPLKLANIKDFRSCEDFLKFWRENKVLNDLRNRDNIEICGKCKYRYVCGGCRARAYAYYKDYMKPDIGCILVKK
- a CDS encoding sugar phosphate isomerase/epimerase family protein, producing MKIAVSSLVFLPESLESVLEKIESFEAWEIVCEGTHYLNSKNIKYLLEIKDSYDISLLVHAPFSDLNPASMNAKVRELTVECVRDAIEGAFELDAELVVVHPGYVPELWKEYKDEILDNNFSTLLKIVEIAEDYNIKIGLENMPNFTGVLGKTPGEMLGIIKDIDSKVLGITFDVGHANTVSDPIKLLEDFAKLNIIHIHAHDNNGYSDDHLKIGEGNIDYFSVIKKLHEMRYDGYITIENKNLRDAMKSKEILEEYISMVNKIQ
- a CDS encoding sugar phosphate isomerase/epimerase family protein, which produces MKIGISNSLFIDNGADLQKTLEFIEKKTKIAELVCDGKINALENKDVLDNYKLKYTLHAPMEDLNISCHREKIRKASIEYIEEILKIIADKIGVIVIHPGEVFCKDDYEKSLKAIIKSIGELNKLQNEYGVKIAIENMPNLDRKMFKRPEKEIINNLNEVGICLDMGHAHLNNAIEEFLNYKEKIVHVHIHDNLGINDDHLPIGFGKIDFEKYKKDLKKLKAIFILEHKYRDIEYIDSSLNSVKSILS
- a CDS encoding DUF2124 family protein, whose amino-acid sequence is MKGISQLLRDFRRVVEENNIMSIAYAGIPGFCQPFAELFAYVIKNKENYFIPYTDLNNVKILTLKENIGMQMEDFGKIDYVDALVIFGGLAMPKFNVSEEEVRELILKLSPKITIGVGFMDIFKKVNWKIKFDYLFNIHITYELD
- a CDS encoding TatD family hydrolase — encoded protein: MIIDTHTHLDTRGYEDLELLAMTLDKAITLAHDPFPMRTVEVFITHIEKVINEIERAKKAGLMVYCALGMHPRALTKNIDEALERLKSYLDKAIAIGEIGLEKATKEEKEAFEKQLLLANDIEKPAIIHTPRRDKREVTKEIIDILSSIDLKVPVIVDHCNKDIINIVLDNNYYAGLTVQPGKLTPMEAVEIIKEYKDFSDRIVLNSDLSSNPSDVLAVPRTVLKLKINNIEKEIIEKVSYKNAQSIFSF
- a CDS encoding tRNA (cytidine(56)-2'-O)-methyltransferase, which encodes MHVEVLRLGHRGERDKRISTHVALTARALGAEKIVFTVEDDHVRESVEKVVKTWGGNFKFTVIKNWRNYIKEFKKKGGIVVHLTMYGANVNEIMPEIKKLNRDILIIVGAEKVPRDVYELADYNISIGNQPHSEVAALAIFLDRLFEGKTLYREFDNAKMKIIPSLKEKIVLKENKH